In the Bacillus sp. HSf4 genome, TAAAAGCTATTGCTCTCAAATAATCTTTTAGCTATTGTCAGATGGTTTAAAGAAACATAGTATTGATTGATTTGGTAATAAGCATCCGCTAACTTGTAATGGAATTCGGCTTTTTCCATTTCATCGGTAACCACACTTAACTCTTTTTCAGCTTTGCGGTAATAATGAATAGCCTCGACGTATCCCTTTTGGTTAAATTCATACATCCCACGAAAAAACAATGAATAATACTTCAGAAGGCCGGTAAGTTTCCTTTGAGGGCTCTCGATTTTCTCCAGAAGATCTGGAATGGTTGGACGTTTTTTCTGTTTTTCTGACGGTTTTAAAGAATCCAGCATCAACTGGTGACGAAAACACATAAGAGAATAATAGACAAGTAAATATTGATCCTCTTCCATCTGTTCGATTTCCCGTTCAACTTCCGCTTTCAAAATTTCTGCATCAGGCACGCTAAATTGGCGGATCATGTTATACCATTCATTGATTTTAACCCCGACCGCAGCTGACGAGATCTTTTGACTCAAGTCCATAACCCCTTCCCAGGTGATTTCTTTTTCTTTTATTTTACAAAATAGATTATTTTTTTACAATTATTTCGAGTCAACAGCCGTTTGTTCTTTCCTGCATTCGGGTGTTTTGATCTAGAGAATATGAATCGCTTTCATAAATAAGCAGGATTTATTAACCGACTTTCCTCATTACTTTAGTCGTGAAATTTGTCGAATTGAGTTTTTACAAACCTTATCAATAGAATCCCAGGCAATTTTATTCTACAATGGTTTTGAAGATGGAAAATGTTACTGGTTATGAGAATGTGTGCAATGTTTGATTTGGTCCTAATCCTTATGAAAGGAGAATCATCATGCAAAAAACGCTTTTTCGAGGTGCTGTGATCGTCACTCTTGACCCGAGCCTGAACAATATTGAAAAAGGGGACATGCTGATTGAGGGTTCAACGATTGTGGATGTTGGGAGGTCGATCGAAGCTTCGGACGCTCTCGTTGTGGATGCCGAAAATATGGTGATCATGCCGGGGTTTGTCGATACGCACCGTCATGTATGGGAGTCCGTGATCCGGGGGATCGGTGCGGATTGGTCGCTGCAAACGTATTTGAACCGGATTTATTATGGGAATTACGGTGCGATGCTGAGGCCCGAGGATAGTTGGATTGCCAATTATTTAGGAGCGCTCGAGGCGCTCGATGCAGGCGTGACGACATTGTTGGATTGGACGATGATCGAATCGCCCGATCATACGGATCAGCTGATTGCCGGTCTGCAGGATGCAGGAATCCGCGGGGTGTTTGCTTTTGGAACATCAGGCGATGCCGCTTATTGGAACAGAGAAAGCGAACTTTCCAATATGGAGGAAGCCAGAAGGGTCAAAAAAGCCTATTTTCAGTCAGATGATCAGCTTCTCTCGATGGGGCTTGCGATTCGCGGTCCTGAGTTTTCATCATGGGATACGTCTGTCTTTGAAATCAACACAGCCCGAGAGCTCGATGCTTTGTGCAGCATGCATATTGCGTTTGGCAATTGGGGAGCGCAAGACCGTTCAATTGAAAAGCTTCACCAAGCAGGTCTGCTCGGTCCCGATTTGAACATGGTCCATGTCAATGCGATCAGCGGGGAAGAAATGAAAATGCTGGCGGCGCATGGAAGCTCGATTTCTGTGACGCCGGAAATTGAGATGATGATGGGGCATGGTTATCCGGTCACAGGGCTTGCCCTCGAACAAGGGGTCTGCCCAACGCTTGGCGTTGATGTTGTCACATCAACGGGCGGCGACCTTTTCGCACAAATGAAATTCGCCCTTCAGGCAGAGCGTGCCAAACAGAATGAAGCACAGCTCGAACAAGGGATCATGCCGGGGCCGGAACTAGGGATTTCCGCCGAACAAATCCTTAAAGCAGCTACGATTGACGGCGCGCGGGCGTTAAAGCTGGATCATAAAATCGGTTCACTGACACCTGGCAAGGAAGCTGATTTTATCATGGTCAAATCGGACAGCCTCAATTTGCTGCCCTTGACTGATCCGGTTGGAGCCATCGTTCAGTGCACTCATCCCGGTAATGTAGACTCCGTTTATGTGGCCGGAAAAGCGCTGAAGCGAAATGGAACATTGGTTGATGTTAATCTTGATGATATAAGAAAGAAAGCGGTTAAAGCAAGAGATCATATCTTATCGCGCTCTCCGGAAACCGCTTTTTAAGCGGCCGTCCTTCAAGCTATTTAGCTTGAAGGCTTTTTTTATTTTGCCGCCTTTCTTGTTGTTGTGGAGTAAGTGTAAAAGCTGCGGATGGTTATGCAGCCGGCGTTCTCAAAATTCCCATGAGCACTTCATCATACAGTGTTTCTTTATTCAATCTAAAAATAAGTTCATGAAATAGACTGTCTTGGGAATTCGGTAAGGCTAAAGCCAAGGCAAGGTAGCCCAATGAGAAAAATAGGACGAAGGATAGGTTTTTATTGCAGTCATACTATCAGTGGTCATCATAGTTTAATAGAGAGAACGAGAAGACGAAGGAAGGGGGTTTATCCATGGATCGTTGTTGCAAATCATATGAAGAGAAGCCGCATGTTTACCCTACAAACTATTGTGAGGACCATCGCTGCAAAAAAACCATCGTTCCCCATATTCATCCGCAGCATACAAGAAAAGTAGATCATCACAAATATGAGCATGTTCATTACTATCCGCACACTTATTCTTATGATAAGAAGGTTTCGCATGACCATTATTACTGCGGAAAGCCATGCAGAGGATATGATAAACATTCTGACTACGGAAAGTGCTATTAGTAAGGAGAATGATCTCTGACCAAAAACAGACCATAAAAGTCCGCTCGGACCTTTATGGTCTGTTTTATTTTTGACAGGGCGAAAACTTCGGGGTTCTTCATTGTCCGACGGAGAAAAATAAATCGAAAATCCCGTTTCCAAGGGGTTTTTGGAGGTGTGGATCATAAACATTTGCTGTGTTTATGATACAATTGAAAAAGGAGGGGACATCGTTTGATTGAAGCGGATTTTTTCTGGCAAAGGACATCATACATATGAGAAGAGGAGATCCTGCAGTCCCCATTTGTTTTAACATGATACCGGATGGAAATGTGCTGCAATTCCTCCGGATTTATGTAGCAAGAAAGGATTTGAATCACATTGAAAGCTGCTCAATATCGAAACATCATGCTTTTGCTTTTATGTCTGACAGCTGGCATTGTGGATGTGATAGGGTATTTAAGCATCGGTCACGTGTTTACCGCCAATATGACCGGAAACATTGTCCTTTTAGGATTGGCCATCGGCAGCTCCCTCCGCAAGACCGTTCTGTATTCACTGACCGCACTGCTGGGGTTTGTCATCGGAGTGGTCATCGCATCATTCATCGTCGGAAAACAGGAAAAATCATTCTGGCCTCCCGGCGTCACCGTCACGCTTGCTGTTGAAGCATTCATTTTACTATTGTTTGCCTTCCTGTCTTTGTTTGAATGTTCAGCACACCTTATGATCATTCTGCTCAGTATGGCGATGGGCCTTCAGACAACCGCAGCAAGAAAGCTCGCGATCGCAGGTATTTCCACGACCGTTTTGACCGGCACGCTCGCCAATTTTTTCGAAGATGTCACCAAACGGATCCTCAGCATCAACACCAAAACAATTCTTCAT is a window encoding:
- a CDS encoding amidohydrolase family protein; this encodes MQKTLFRGAVIVTLDPSLNNIEKGDMLIEGSTIVDVGRSIEASDALVVDAENMVIMPGFVDTHRHVWESVIRGIGADWSLQTYLNRIYYGNYGAMLRPEDSWIANYLGALEALDAGVTTLLDWTMIESPDHTDQLIAGLQDAGIRGVFAFGTSGDAAYWNRESELSNMEEARRVKKAYFQSDDQLLSMGLAIRGPEFSSWDTSVFEINTARELDALCSMHIAFGNWGAQDRSIEKLHQAGLLGPDLNMVHVNAISGEEMKMLAAHGSSISVTPEIEMMMGHGYPVTGLALEQGVCPTLGVDVVTSTGGDLFAQMKFALQAERAKQNEAQLEQGIMPGPELGISAEQILKAATIDGARALKLDHKIGSLTPGKEADFIMVKSDSLNLLPLTDPVGAIVQCTHPGNVDSVYVAGKALKRNGTLVDVNLDDIRKKAVKARDHILSRSPETAF
- a CDS encoding CotD family spore coat protein, whose translation is MDRCCKSYEEKPHVYPTNYCEDHRCKKTIVPHIHPQHTRKVDHHKYEHVHYYPHTYSYDKKVSHDHYYCGKPCRGYDKHSDYGKCY
- a CDS encoding YoaK family protein, producing the protein MKAAQYRNIMLLLLCLTAGIVDVIGYLSIGHVFTANMTGNIVLLGLAIGSSLRKTVLYSLTALLGFVIGVVIASFIVGKQEKSFWPPGVTVTLAVEAFILLLFAFLSLFECSAHLMIILLSMAMGLQTTAARKLAIAGISTTVLTGTLANFFEDVTKRILSINTKTILHTDALLRALTIVLYCLGAVIAAVAEPVYPFAVIWLPIVMIIGIIIFAAARFHKTNEKAETRRTD